The Takifugu flavidus isolate HTHZ2018 chromosome 21, ASM371156v2, whole genome shotgun sequence genome has a window encoding:
- the kat2b gene encoding histone acetyltransferase KAT2B isoform X1, with protein MADGAGIQQGSPAIGAAGLVPAGPGAGGTEGSGTAGGSARIAVKKAQLRSSPRPKKLEKLAVYSSCKAEGACKCNGWKSQNPPPTPPRTDQQSSAVNLQEPCRSCSHTLGDHVTHLENISEEEMNRLLGIVLDVEYLYTCVHKEEDADTKQVYFSLFKLLRKSILQMGKPMLEAQESPPFERPSIEQGVNNFVQYKFSHLPSKERQTITELSKMFLNQINYWQLETPSQRRQRVSSDDAAGYKANYTRWLCYCNVPQFCDSLPRYQTTQIFGRTLLRSVFTVMRKQLLEQARQEKDKLPPEKRTLILTHFPKFLSMLEEEVYSHNSPIWSQDFLAGVSGGQIPVHTVISAPPVVIPLYYSPSPVSVDPSMCGSVSPARKAASVLEPSPVGEKRKPTEPLHHEENKRPRVLGDIPMDLINEVMATIADPAAIPEQTSLLSAHSARDEAARLEERRGVIEFHVIGNSLNQKPNKRILMWLVGLQNVFSHQLPRMPKEYITRLVFDPKHKTLSLIKDGRVIGGICFRMFPSQGFTEIVFCAVTSNEQVKGYGTHLMNHLKEYHIKHEILNFLTYADEYAIGYFKKQGFSKDIKVPKAKYVGYIKDYEGATLMGCELNPSIPYTEFSVIIKKQKEIIKKLIERKQAQIRKVYPGLSCFKEGVRQIPIESIPGIRETGWKPVGKGKELKDPDQLYSTLKTILQHVKMHQNAWPFMEPVKKTEAPGYYQSIRFPMDLKTMSERLKSRYYTTRKLFMADMQRIFTNCREYNPPESEYYKCANLLEKFFYTKIKEAGLIEK; from the exons ATGGCCGACGGCGCTGGGATACAGCAGGGTTCGCCGGCCATCGGGGCCGCGGGGTTGGTTCCGGCCGGTCCCGGTGCCGGGGGGACGGAGGGCTCTGGCACCGCTGGAGGATCCGCACGTATCGCCGTGAAGAAGGCGCAACTCCGCTCCTCACCTCGGCCAAAGAAGCTGGAAAAACTCGCCGTGTATTCCTCCTGCAAG GCTGAGGGAGCCTGTAAGTGTAATGGCTGGAAAAGCCAAAACCCCCCTCCGACCCCCCCACGAACCGACCAGCAGTCCAGCGCGGTCAACCTGCAGGAGCCCTGCCGGAGCTGCTCTCACACGCTGG gtgatcatgtgacccatCTGGAAAACATttctgaggaggaaatgaacaGACTTCTAGGTATCGTCCTGGATGTAGAGTATCTCTACACGTGCGTACACAAAGAGGAGGATGCAGACACCAAACAGGTCTACTTTTCACTCTTCAAA TTGTTGAGGAAGTCCATCCTGCAGATGGGTAAACCGATGTTAGAAGCCCAGGAGAGTCCTCCGTTTGAAAGGCCAAGCATTGAGCAG GGGGTCAACAACTTTGTCCAGTACAAGTTCAGCCACCTTCCCTCGAAAGAGCGTCAAACCATCACGGAGCTCTCCAAGATGTTTCTCAACCAGATCAACTACTGGCAGCTGGAGACGCCCTCCCAGAGGCGCCAGAGGGTCTCCAGTGACGACGCGGCCGGATACAAAGCCAACTACACCAG GTGGCTGTGCTACTGCAACGTGCCTCAGTTTTGCGACAGCCTCCCTCGCTACCAGACCACGCAGATCTTCGGCCGGACTCTGCTGCGCTCCGTCTTCACCGTGATGAGGAAACAACTGCTCGAGCAGGCCAGACAGGAAAAGGACAAGCTGCCGCCTGAGAAGCGTACACTCATCCTAACACACTTTCCCAA GTTCTTATcgatgctggaggaggaagtgtACAGCCATAATTCCCCCATCTGGAGCCAAGACTTCCTGGCAGGAGTGTCAGGGGGGCAGATTCCTGTTCACACAG TCATCAGTGCGCCCCCAGTGGTCATACCGCTATACTACAGCCCCAGTCCCGTGTCTGTGGATCCCTCCATGTGTGGGAGCGTCAGTCCCGCCAGGAAAGCAGCTTCTGTGCTGGAGCCAAGTCCAG TTGGAGAAAAGCGCAAACCCACGGAGCCTCTCCACCACGAGGAGAACAAGAGACCCAGGGTGTTGGGTGACATCCCCATGGACCTCATCAACGAAGTCATGGCAACCATCGCGGATCCCGCTGCCATTCCAGAG CAGACCAGTCTGCTGTCGGCTCACTCTGCGCGTGACGAAGCCGCCCGTCTGGAGGAGCGCAGGGGCGTGATCGAATTCCACGTCATCGGTAACTCCCTGAACCAGAAGCCCAATAAGAGGATCTTGATGTGGCTCGTCGGCCTCCAGAACGTCTTCTCTCACCAGCTGCCCCGCATGCCCAAGGAGTACATCACACGACTGGTCTTTGACCC GAAGCACAAGACGCTGTCGCTGATCAAGGACGGACGGGTGATCGGGGGGATCTGCTTCCGCATGTTCCCGTCCCAAGGGTTCACCGAGATCGTCTTTTGCGCCGTGACGTCCAACGAGCAAGTGAAG GGCTACGGGACCCACTTGATGAACCACCTGAAAGAGTATCACATAAAGCACGAGATCCTCAATTTCCTCACCTACGCTGACGAGTACGCCATCGGCTACTTCAAAAAACAG GGTTTTTCAAAGGATATCAAGGTACCCAAGGCCAAATACGTGGGCTACATCAAAGATTATGAGGGGGCCACACTGATGGGCTGTGAGCTCAACCCCAGTATTCCTTATACAGAGTTCTCTGTCATCATCAAGAAGCAGAAGGAG ATCATCAAGAAGCTGATAGAGAGGAAGCAGGCTCAGATCCGGAAAGTTTACCCGGGGCTCTCGTGCTTTAAAGAAGGCGTTCGGCAGATCCCCATCGAAAGCATTCCCGGCATCC GTGAAACTGGCTGGAAGCCTGTCGGCAAAGG GAAGGAACTGAAGGATCCAGATCAGCTGTACAGCACTCTGAAGACCATCCTTCAGCATGTAAAG ATGCACCAGAATGCCTGGCCTTTCATGGAGCCGGTCAAGAAAACTGAGGCCCCTGGGTACTACCAGTCCATTCGCTTCCCCATGG ACCTCAAAACGATGAGCGAGCGTTTGAAAAGCAGGTACTACACCACGCGCAAGTTGTTCATGGCCGACATGCAGCGCATCTTCACTAACTGCCGTGAATACAACCCCCCCGAGAGCGAGTACTACAAGTGCGCCAACCTACTGGAGAAGTTCTTCTACACCAAGATTAAAGAGGCAGGCCTGATTGAGAAGTAA
- the kat2b gene encoding histone acetyltransferase KAT2B isoform X2, producing the protein MADGAGIQQGSPAIGAAGLVPAGPGAGGTEGSGTAGGSARIAVKKAQLRSSPRPKKLEKLAVYSSCKAEGACKCNGWKSQNPPPTPPRTDQQSSAVNLQEPCRSCSHTLGDHVTHLENISEEEMNRLLGIVLDVEYLYTCVHKEEDADTKQVYFSLFKLLRKSILQMGKPMLEAQESPPFERPSIEQGVNNFVQYKFSHLPSKERQTITELSKMFLNQINYWQLETPSQRRQRVSSDDAAGYKANYTRWLCYCNVPQFCDSLPRYQTTQIFGRTLLRSVFTVMRKQLLEQARQEKDKLPPEKRTLILTHFPKFLSMLEEEVYSHNSPIWSQDFLAGVSGGQIPVHTVISAPPVVIPLYYSPSPVSVDPSMCGSVSPARKAASVLEPSPVGEKRKPTEPLHHEENKRPRVLGDIPMDLINEVMATIADPAAIPETSLLSAHSARDEAARLEERRGVIEFHVIGNSLNQKPNKRILMWLVGLQNVFSHQLPRMPKEYITRLVFDPKHKTLSLIKDGRVIGGICFRMFPSQGFTEIVFCAVTSNEQVKGYGTHLMNHLKEYHIKHEILNFLTYADEYAIGYFKKQGFSKDIKVPKAKYVGYIKDYEGATLMGCELNPSIPYTEFSVIIKKQKEIIKKLIERKQAQIRKVYPGLSCFKEGVRQIPIESIPGIRETGWKPVGKGKELKDPDQLYSTLKTILQHVKMHQNAWPFMEPVKKTEAPGYYQSIRFPMDLKTMSERLKSRYYTTRKLFMADMQRIFTNCREYNPPESEYYKCANLLEKFFYTKIKEAGLIEK; encoded by the exons ATGGCCGACGGCGCTGGGATACAGCAGGGTTCGCCGGCCATCGGGGCCGCGGGGTTGGTTCCGGCCGGTCCCGGTGCCGGGGGGACGGAGGGCTCTGGCACCGCTGGAGGATCCGCACGTATCGCCGTGAAGAAGGCGCAACTCCGCTCCTCACCTCGGCCAAAGAAGCTGGAAAAACTCGCCGTGTATTCCTCCTGCAAG GCTGAGGGAGCCTGTAAGTGTAATGGCTGGAAAAGCCAAAACCCCCCTCCGACCCCCCCACGAACCGACCAGCAGTCCAGCGCGGTCAACCTGCAGGAGCCCTGCCGGAGCTGCTCTCACACGCTGG gtgatcatgtgacccatCTGGAAAACATttctgaggaggaaatgaacaGACTTCTAGGTATCGTCCTGGATGTAGAGTATCTCTACACGTGCGTACACAAAGAGGAGGATGCAGACACCAAACAGGTCTACTTTTCACTCTTCAAA TTGTTGAGGAAGTCCATCCTGCAGATGGGTAAACCGATGTTAGAAGCCCAGGAGAGTCCTCCGTTTGAAAGGCCAAGCATTGAGCAG GGGGTCAACAACTTTGTCCAGTACAAGTTCAGCCACCTTCCCTCGAAAGAGCGTCAAACCATCACGGAGCTCTCCAAGATGTTTCTCAACCAGATCAACTACTGGCAGCTGGAGACGCCCTCCCAGAGGCGCCAGAGGGTCTCCAGTGACGACGCGGCCGGATACAAAGCCAACTACACCAG GTGGCTGTGCTACTGCAACGTGCCTCAGTTTTGCGACAGCCTCCCTCGCTACCAGACCACGCAGATCTTCGGCCGGACTCTGCTGCGCTCCGTCTTCACCGTGATGAGGAAACAACTGCTCGAGCAGGCCAGACAGGAAAAGGACAAGCTGCCGCCTGAGAAGCGTACACTCATCCTAACACACTTTCCCAA GTTCTTATcgatgctggaggaggaagtgtACAGCCATAATTCCCCCATCTGGAGCCAAGACTTCCTGGCAGGAGTGTCAGGGGGGCAGATTCCTGTTCACACAG TCATCAGTGCGCCCCCAGTGGTCATACCGCTATACTACAGCCCCAGTCCCGTGTCTGTGGATCCCTCCATGTGTGGGAGCGTCAGTCCCGCCAGGAAAGCAGCTTCTGTGCTGGAGCCAAGTCCAG TTGGAGAAAAGCGCAAACCCACGGAGCCTCTCCACCACGAGGAGAACAAGAGACCCAGGGTGTTGGGTGACATCCCCATGGACCTCATCAACGAAGTCATGGCAACCATCGCGGATCCCGCTGCCATTCCAGAG ACCAGTCTGCTGTCGGCTCACTCTGCGCGTGACGAAGCCGCCCGTCTGGAGGAGCGCAGGGGCGTGATCGAATTCCACGTCATCGGTAACTCCCTGAACCAGAAGCCCAATAAGAGGATCTTGATGTGGCTCGTCGGCCTCCAGAACGTCTTCTCTCACCAGCTGCCCCGCATGCCCAAGGAGTACATCACACGACTGGTCTTTGACCC GAAGCACAAGACGCTGTCGCTGATCAAGGACGGACGGGTGATCGGGGGGATCTGCTTCCGCATGTTCCCGTCCCAAGGGTTCACCGAGATCGTCTTTTGCGCCGTGACGTCCAACGAGCAAGTGAAG GGCTACGGGACCCACTTGATGAACCACCTGAAAGAGTATCACATAAAGCACGAGATCCTCAATTTCCTCACCTACGCTGACGAGTACGCCATCGGCTACTTCAAAAAACAG GGTTTTTCAAAGGATATCAAGGTACCCAAGGCCAAATACGTGGGCTACATCAAAGATTATGAGGGGGCCACACTGATGGGCTGTGAGCTCAACCCCAGTATTCCTTATACAGAGTTCTCTGTCATCATCAAGAAGCAGAAGGAG ATCATCAAGAAGCTGATAGAGAGGAAGCAGGCTCAGATCCGGAAAGTTTACCCGGGGCTCTCGTGCTTTAAAGAAGGCGTTCGGCAGATCCCCATCGAAAGCATTCCCGGCATCC GTGAAACTGGCTGGAAGCCTGTCGGCAAAGG GAAGGAACTGAAGGATCCAGATCAGCTGTACAGCACTCTGAAGACCATCCTTCAGCATGTAAAG ATGCACCAGAATGCCTGGCCTTTCATGGAGCCGGTCAAGAAAACTGAGGCCCCTGGGTACTACCAGTCCATTCGCTTCCCCATGG ACCTCAAAACGATGAGCGAGCGTTTGAAAAGCAGGTACTACACCACGCGCAAGTTGTTCATGGCCGACATGCAGCGCATCTTCACTAACTGCCGTGAATACAACCCCCCCGAGAGCGAGTACTACAAGTGCGCCAACCTACTGGAGAAGTTCTTCTACACCAAGATTAAAGAGGCAGGCCTGATTGAGAAGTAA
- the sgo1 gene encoding shugoshin 1 isoform X2 has product MVKERVQKKSYQQSLEDIKEKMKERRTKRLARASAPSRGRARMINKGNVGHNAHTILKSIQMNNASLALALQAEKEKVRQANAVILQLKREQQALFLHLLLLRRKFKEQEANVTEKNQPNRPSEAQRPVEFVSRERGSSCGDKPAEWNASPVCAENQSSLNNLHSECKEEVTLPSTVGVRRRHAERTGQRRSERVKKLLCEVQASPDSGPLIASPITSDDRTSTQPEQGVEPDYADCADTEEFQHSTPEHVAPRKPKQQRPARKQTKQQLQSRPEPTGRKPERGRKPERAPLKKPWENPKPRARSKSRDQSASRTKSAAQSQGNKLNTSQGFNDTFDFDCEEAVHITPFKAKAEDGQSATPISEEGPRDGQALESASPPPPQHGETSWSPSSESDDSLYVPQKSRQARASPGKSGAITTRRGRISKVNREKENAAQQAKISIFRDEPSPPTVTRKEANRHRSADSSFSNSPGPGRLGQENNPARHSEAVVDDDGLPPVSPLVEAEMMRIDGVLSNFGESSAEAPRVTHQTPQRAKTCKRTFRKFSCGGPRPTDGRCSTPVPARKRRCTMVVDYKEPTLNAKLRRGDKFTDLQFLRSPIFKQKPGRRNSVQTSRNSTESQQSLNYNEAFVGCG; this is encoded by the exons ATGGTGAAAGAGCGCGTCCAGAAGAAGTCCTACCAGCAGAGTCTGGAGGACAtcaaggagaagatgaaggaaagGAGAACGAAACGGTTGGCCAGGGCATCGGCTCCCAGCCGGGGACGGGCCAGAATGATAAACAAGGGCAATG TGGGTCATAACGCCCACACCATCCTGAAGAGCATCCAAATGAACAACGCCTCCCTGGCCCTGGCTCTGCAAGCTGAAAAGGAGAAGGTGAGGCAGGCGAATGCGGTGATCCTGCAGCTGAAGAGGGAGCAGCAGGccctgttcctccacctccttctgctcAGAAGGAAGTTCAAAGAACAGGAAGCAAATGTTACAGAG AAGAATCAGCCAAATCGCCCGAGTGAAGCTCAGCGCCCTGTGGAATTTGTCAG CAGGGAGCGGGGGAGCAGTTGTGGTGATAAACCGGCCGAGTGGAACGCCTCTCCCGTTTGTGCAG AAAACCAATCGTCCCTAAATAATTTACATTCTGAATGTAAAGAGGAAGTAACTTTGCCGTCGACGGTGGGTGTGAGGCGTCGCCATGCAGAGAGAACAGGCCAGAGGAGGTCGGAGCGGGTGAAGAAGTTGCTTTGTGAAGTTCAGGCGAGTCCAGACTCGGGTCCTTTAATAGCAAGTCCAATAACCAGTGATGACAGAACATCAACTCAGCCAGAGCAGGGAGTAGAACCAGATTATGCAGACTGCGCCGACACTGAGGAGTTCCAGCATTCCACTCCTGAACATGTCGCGCCCAGAAAGCCCAAACAGCAGCGTCCCGCCAGAAAACAAAccaagcagcagctccagagcagACCAGAACCGACTGGACGAAAACCGGAGAGGGGACGCAAACCAGAGCGAGCCCCGTTGAAGAAACCCTGGGAGAATCCCAAACCTAGAGCCCGCTCAAAAAGCCGCGACCAGTCAGCCAGTAGGACCAAAAGTGCGGCTCAGTCCCAGGGGAACAAGCTCAACACCTCACAGGGGTTCAACGACACTTTTGACTTTGACTGCGAAGAGGCTGTTCACATCACCCCGTTCAAGGCCAAAGCGGAGGACGGCCAGTCGGCCACGCCCATCAGCGAAGAGGGGCCGCGGGACGGTCAAGCCCTCGAGAGCGCGTCGCCTCCACCTCCACAACATGGCGAAACCTCCTGGTCGCCGTCTTCCGAATCAGACGACAGCCTTTACGTCCCTCAGAAGAGCAGGCAGGCCCGAGCCTCCCCCGGCAAGTCTGGAGCAATCACAACCCGGAGAGGCCGGATTTCTAAAGTCAACAGGGAAAAAGAGAACGCCGCTCAACAGGCGAAGATCTCGA TCTTTAGAGATGAACCCAGTCCACCGACTGTAACCAGAAAGGAAGCTAATCGTCATCGGTCTGCTGACTCTAGCTTCTCTAACAGTCCTGGTCCAGGAAGACTGGGGCAAGAGAATAATCCAG CACGTCACAGCGAGGCTGTCGTCGACGACGATGGTTTACCCCCCGTCAGTCCCTTGGTTGAAGCTGAGATGATGAGAATAGACGGTGTCTTGTCCAATTTTGGAGAGTCCTCCGCTGAGGCTCCTCGTGTGACCCACCAAACCCCCCAGAGAGCCAAGACATGCAAGAGAA CCTTCCGCAAGTTCTCCTGCGGCGGCCCGCGGCCCACCGACGGCCGTTGCTCCACCCCCGTCCCTGCACGCAAGCGGCGCTGCACGATGGTCGTAGACTACAAAGAACCCACGTTAAATGC GAAGCTGCGGCGCGGGGACAAGTTCACAGATTTGCAGTTCCTCCGCTCTCCTATTTTTAAGCAGAAGCCCGGACGGAGGAATTCCGTGCAGACATCCAGGAATTCCACTGAGAGCCAGCAGTCGTTGAACTACAACGAGGCGTTTGTGGGGTGTGGCTAG
- the sgo1 gene encoding shugoshin 1 isoform X1 yields the protein MVKERVQKKSYQQSLEDIKEKMKERRTKRLARASAPSRGRARMINKGNVGHNAHTILKSIQMNNASLALALQAEKEKVRQANAVILQLKREQQALFLHLLLLRRKFKEQEANVTEKNQPNRPSEAQRPVEFVSRERGSSCGDKPAEWNASPVCAENQSSLNNLHSECKEEVTLPSTVGVRRRHAERTGQRRSERVKKLLCEVQASPDSGPLIASPITSDDRTSTQPEQGVEPDYADCADTEEFQHSTPEHVAPRKPKQQRPARKQTKQQLQSRPEPTGRKPERGRKPERAPLKKPWENPKPRARSKSRDQSASRTKSAAQSQGNKLNTSQGFNDTFDFDCEEAVHITPFKAKAEDGQSATPISEEGPRDGQALESASPPPPQHGETSWSPSSESDDSLYVPQKSRQARASPGKSGAITTRRGRISKVNREKENAAQQAKISIFRDEPSPPTVTRKEANRHRSADSSFSNSPGPGRLGQENNPARHSEAVVDDDGLPPVSPLVEAEMMRIDGVLSNFGESSAEAPRVTHQTPQRAKTCKRSVHGLRTAGRGLSLCDVTNLSPAAFRKFSCGGPRPTDGRCSTPVPARKRRCTMVVDYKEPTLNAKLRRGDKFTDLQFLRSPIFKQKPGRRNSVQTSRNSTESQQSLNYNEAFVGCG from the exons ATGGTGAAAGAGCGCGTCCAGAAGAAGTCCTACCAGCAGAGTCTGGAGGACAtcaaggagaagatgaaggaaagGAGAACGAAACGGTTGGCCAGGGCATCGGCTCCCAGCCGGGGACGGGCCAGAATGATAAACAAGGGCAATG TGGGTCATAACGCCCACACCATCCTGAAGAGCATCCAAATGAACAACGCCTCCCTGGCCCTGGCTCTGCAAGCTGAAAAGGAGAAGGTGAGGCAGGCGAATGCGGTGATCCTGCAGCTGAAGAGGGAGCAGCAGGccctgttcctccacctccttctgctcAGAAGGAAGTTCAAAGAACAGGAAGCAAATGTTACAGAG AAGAATCAGCCAAATCGCCCGAGTGAAGCTCAGCGCCCTGTGGAATTTGTCAG CAGGGAGCGGGGGAGCAGTTGTGGTGATAAACCGGCCGAGTGGAACGCCTCTCCCGTTTGTGCAG AAAACCAATCGTCCCTAAATAATTTACATTCTGAATGTAAAGAGGAAGTAACTTTGCCGTCGACGGTGGGTGTGAGGCGTCGCCATGCAGAGAGAACAGGCCAGAGGAGGTCGGAGCGGGTGAAGAAGTTGCTTTGTGAAGTTCAGGCGAGTCCAGACTCGGGTCCTTTAATAGCAAGTCCAATAACCAGTGATGACAGAACATCAACTCAGCCAGAGCAGGGAGTAGAACCAGATTATGCAGACTGCGCCGACACTGAGGAGTTCCAGCATTCCACTCCTGAACATGTCGCGCCCAGAAAGCCCAAACAGCAGCGTCCCGCCAGAAAACAAAccaagcagcagctccagagcagACCAGAACCGACTGGACGAAAACCGGAGAGGGGACGCAAACCAGAGCGAGCCCCGTTGAAGAAACCCTGGGAGAATCCCAAACCTAGAGCCCGCTCAAAAAGCCGCGACCAGTCAGCCAGTAGGACCAAAAGTGCGGCTCAGTCCCAGGGGAACAAGCTCAACACCTCACAGGGGTTCAACGACACTTTTGACTTTGACTGCGAAGAGGCTGTTCACATCACCCCGTTCAAGGCCAAAGCGGAGGACGGCCAGTCGGCCACGCCCATCAGCGAAGAGGGGCCGCGGGACGGTCAAGCCCTCGAGAGCGCGTCGCCTCCACCTCCACAACATGGCGAAACCTCCTGGTCGCCGTCTTCCGAATCAGACGACAGCCTTTACGTCCCTCAGAAGAGCAGGCAGGCCCGAGCCTCCCCCGGCAAGTCTGGAGCAATCACAACCCGGAGAGGCCGGATTTCTAAAGTCAACAGGGAAAAAGAGAACGCCGCTCAACAGGCGAAGATCTCGA TCTTTAGAGATGAACCCAGTCCACCGACTGTAACCAGAAAGGAAGCTAATCGTCATCGGTCTGCTGACTCTAGCTTCTCTAACAGTCCTGGTCCAGGAAGACTGGGGCAAGAGAATAATCCAG CACGTCACAGCGAGGCTGTCGTCGACGACGATGGTTTACCCCCCGTCAGTCCCTTGGTTGAAGCTGAGATGATGAGAATAGACGGTGTCTTGTCCAATTTTGGAGAGTCCTCCGCTGAGGCTCCTCGTGTGACCCACCAAACCCCCCAGAGAGCCAAGACATGCAAGAGAA GTGTGCACGGTTTAAGGACAGCTGGGCGGGGCTTGAGTCTGTGTGACGTGACCAATCTGTCCCCTGCAGCCTTCCGCAAGTTCTCCTGCGGCGGCCCGCGGCCCACCGACGGCCGTTGCTCCACCCCCGTCCCTGCACGCAAGCGGCGCTGCACGATGGTCGTAGACTACAAAGAACCCACGTTAAATGC GAAGCTGCGGCGCGGGGACAAGTTCACAGATTTGCAGTTCCTCCGCTCTCCTATTTTTAAGCAGAAGCCCGGACGGAGGAATTCCGTGCAGACATCCAGGAATTCCACTGAGAGCCAGCAGTCGTTGAACTACAACGAGGCGTTTGTGGGGTGTGGCTAG
- the LOC130518498 gene encoding zinc finger protein 385D-like — protein sequence MYFGNMCNGVLPLLTRPSPGRTQASLDVQLLPFLADMDHFHKSMMGSGYRPTSPQKRKARACSVFRLRLNSQTQIASHYCGPKHAKRLKAPDAADVKIGTSELVTKETTLQSPSPSRSPSFSNDTTSEAPVSDTAPSSHSPPESFMAPSEAPAPLGTPDKDAKKDRETDTGPEGETEEEKAKRLLYCSLCKVAVNSASQLQAHNSGTKHKTMLAARSGDGAIKSFPRVGVKVKLAAPSEMSTGLQNKTFHCEICDVHVNSETQLKQHISSRRHKDRAAGKPAKPKFSPYTSSQRHHSLQSIRLTLQKTQNLTKPLASCLIPQLSVAAALGSLPSFPLHPASSSSHALFQGQPLPQALLHPAPGPMAPTHSQVLFSPY from the exons ATGTATTTCG GTAACATGTGCAACGGCGTTCTGCCCCTTCTGACGCGTCCCTCGCCTGGAAGAACCCAGGCGTCCCTAGATGTGCAGCTCCTCCCGTTCCTGGCTGAT atGGATCATTTTCATAAATCCATGATGGGTTCAGGCTACAGACCAACCTCGCCCCAGAAGAGGAAGGCCAGGGCCTGCAGCGTCTTTCGACTGAGGCTCAACTCTCAA ACGCAGATCGCCTCCCATTATTGTGGCCCCAAACACGCTAAAAGGCTTAAGGCTCCGGACGCCGCGGATGTAAAGATCGGGACCTCTGAGCTGGTCACCAAGGAAACCACGTTGCAGAGCCCCTCGCCATCGCGCTCACCGTCTTTCAGCAATGACACGACATCAGAAG CCCCGGTCTCAGACACAGCACCATCGAGCCACAGCCCTCCTGAATCTTTCATGGCACCGTCTGAAGCACCGGCCCCCCTGGGGACGCCAGACAAAGATGCAAaaaaggacagagagacagacacggGTCCGGAGGgggaaacagaggaggagaaggctaaACGCCTCCTCTACTGCTCCCTCTGCAAGGTTGCTGTCAACTCGGCCTCTCAGCTGCAGGCTCACAACAGCG GCACCAAGCACAAGACCATGTTGGCGGCGAGGAGCGGTGACGGAGCCATCAAGTCCTTCCCCCGGGTGGGGGTCAAGGTCAAGTTGGCCGCGCCGTCTGAGATGTCAACCGGGCTCCAGAACAAAACTTTCCACTGCGAGATCTGCGACGTGCACGTCAACTCCGAGACACAGTTAAAACAG cacatcagcagcaggaggcacaAAGACAGGGCGGCGGGGAAGCCGGCCAAGCCCAAGTTCAGCCCCTACACCTCCAGCCAGCGCCACCACAGCCTCCAGTCA ATCCGTCTGACCCTGCAGAAGACCCAGAACCTGACCAAACCTCTGGCGTCATGCCTCATACCTCAACTCTCAGTGGCTGCCGCCCTGGGGTCCTTGCCCTCCTTCCCCCTTCATCCCGCCTCCAGCTCAAGCCACGCCCTCTTCCAGGgacagcccctcccacaggcTCTCTTGCACCCGGCTCCTGGGCCCATGGCTCCCACGCACTCCCAGGTTCTGTTTTCTCCCTACTGA